The Proteus vulgaris genome has a segment encoding these proteins:
- a CDS encoding pyridoxal-dependent decarboxylase, whose translation MTLWFITHSGIENFSYSVVEKGCLLTGWILLPALNMRKNNRYVYLPGEKAVFMNPNTERAHIDNFMKILTEMSQDMSSKKVAKI comes from the coding sequence ATGACTTTATGGTTCATAACACACAGTGGCATAGAAAACTTTTCTTACAGCGTGGTAGAGAAGGGTTGTTTACTAACTGGGTGGATTCTATTGCCTGCTCTAAATATGCGAAAAAATAACCGTTATGTTTATCTTCCGGGTGAAAAAGCAGTATTTATGAACCCAAATACTGAACGTGCACATATCGATAATTTTATGAAGATTTTAACCGAAATGAGTCAAGATATGAGCTCAAAGAAGGTCGCAAAAATCTAA